In one Kitasatospora cineracea genomic region, the following are encoded:
- the hemC gene encoding hydroxymethylbilane synthase, with translation MTTAEYPARTLRIGTRSSPLALAQVDMVIAALREHVPDLVSEVVPVTTEADLWQGDLAQLGGKGLYTKQIDAMLQAGTVDMAVHCVKDVPGDVPLPKGLVFAAYMERPDVRDVLLFPEGSEYRTLADLPPGAVILSSAVRRKAQILRARPDLKVVRVRGAVGSRLEKLDGVKKIDVHADGMILAAAGLARLGIERPGYVLGMDEMLPAVGAGVLGLECRQEDHATAALLEKINHPKTQREVTAERVLLHHLRGHCNSPIAAYCTTEADGQMSLRGMVFDCEGSKFANAMMRDEHQGDPAVLGARVAAELLRQGAREIIAGIPH, from the coding sequence ATGACGACGGCCGAGTACCCCGCCAGGACGCTGCGGATCGGCACCCGTAGTTCGCCGCTCGCCCTCGCGCAGGTGGACATGGTGATCGCGGCCCTACGGGAGCACGTCCCCGACCTGGTGTCCGAGGTGGTGCCGGTGACCACCGAGGCCGACCTGTGGCAGGGCGACCTTGCGCAGCTCGGTGGCAAGGGCCTGTACACCAAGCAGATCGACGCCATGCTGCAAGCGGGCACCGTCGACATGGCCGTGCACTGCGTGAAGGACGTGCCCGGCGACGTGCCGTTGCCCAAGGGGCTGGTCTTCGCCGCGTACATGGAACGGCCGGACGTGCGGGACGTGCTGCTGTTCCCCGAGGGGTCCGAGTACCGCACGCTCGCCGACCTGCCGCCGGGCGCGGTCATCCTGTCGTCCGCCGTCCGCCGCAAGGCGCAGATCCTCCGGGCCCGCCCCGACCTCAAGGTGGTGCGGGTGCGCGGGGCGGTCGGCAGCCGGCTGGAGAAGCTGGACGGCGTGAAGAAGATCGACGTCCACGCCGACGGGATGATCCTCGCCGCTGCCGGACTCGCCCGGCTCGGAATCGAACGTCCCGGCTACGTGCTCGGCATGGACGAGATGCTGCCCGCCGTCGGCGCGGGCGTCCTCGGGCTGGAGTGCCGACAGGAGGACCACGCCACGGCAGCGCTGCTGGAGAAGATCAACCACCCGAAGACGCAACGGGAGGTGACCGCGGAGCGCGTCTTGCTGCACCACCTGCGCGGCCACTGCAACAGCCCCATCGCCGCCTACTGCACCACCGAGGCGGACGGGCAGATGTCGCTGCGCGGCATGGTGTTCGACTGCGAGGGCAGCAAGTTCGCCAACGCGATGATGCGGGACGAGCACCAGGGCGACCCTGCCGTCCTCGGCGCCCGCGTCGCCGCCGAACTGCTCCGCCAGGGCGCACGGGAGATCATCGCCGGTATCCCGCACTGA